A window of Streptomyces sp. NBC_01689 genomic DNA:
TCCAGTTCTAGACCCCAGGAGCACGCACATGGTTCGCGCCGCCGTCCTTCCCGCCGTGGGCGCCCCGCTGGAGATCGCCGAGATCGACCTCCCCGCGCCGGGCCCGGGCCAGGTCCGCGTCCGGCTGGCCGCCGCCGGGGTCTGCCACTCCGACCTCTCGCTGTCCGACGGGACCATGCGGGTCCCGGTCCCCGCCGTGCTCGGCCACGAGGGCGCCGGGACCGTCGTCTCCGTCGGCGAGGGCGTGACGGGCATCGTCCCCGGTGCGGCCGTCGTCCTCAACTGGGCTCCCTCGTGCGGGAGATGCCACGCCTGCTCGCTGGGGGAGGTGTGGCTCTGCGCCGACGCGCTGACCGGCGCGGGGAACGTGTACGCACGGCGCACGTCCGACGGGAGCGACCTCCATCCCGGCCTGAACGTGGCCGCGTTCGCCGAGGAGACGGTGGTCGCCGCGGGGTGCGTGCTTCCGGCACCGGACGGCATCCCGCTCACCGACGCCGCCCTGCTCGGCTGCGCCGTCCTCACCGGCTACGGCGCCGTCCACCACTCCGCGGCGGTCCGGCCCGGCGAGACGGTCGCCGTGTTCGGGGCCGGCGGAGTGGGCCTCGCGGCGCTCCAGGCGGCGCGGATCGCGGGCGCGTCGAGGATCGTCGCCGTCGACGTCTCCTCCGCGAAGGAGTCACTCGCCCGCGCCGCGGGCGCCACGGACTTCGTCGTGGCCTCCGACACCACCGCCCGCGAGATCCGCGCCCTCACCGGCAGGCAGGGCGTCGACGTGGCCGTCGAGTGCGTCGGCCGCGCCGTGACGATCCGCGCCGCGTGGGACTCCACCCGGCGCGGCGGCCGCACCACGGTCGTCGGCATCGGCGGCAAGGACCAGCAGGTCACCTTCAACGCGCTGGAGATCTTCCACTGGGGGAGGACCCTGGCCGGGTGCGTGTACGGCAACTGCGACCCGGCGCGCGACCTGCCGGTGCTCGCCGAGCACGTACGGGAAGGACGGCTGGACCTGGGGATGCTGGTCACCGAGCGGATCGGGCTGGAGGGCATCCCTGGGGCGTTCGAGAACATGGTGGCCGGGAAGGGCGGACGGGCGGTGGTGGTCCTCTAGGCGGTGGCCGCCCGCGGGACCGGGACGTGTCACCGCCGCGCCCCCTGAACCCCGGGTCCGCCCGCGAGCCGGGGTTCCGGCGGCCCGTACATCCGGGCCTGCCCGCTCATCAGGGGCGCCGCGTCCCTGTCCGCGCGTGGTGCCTTCCCGCCGGGCCGAGTGCCGGCCGGGGCGAGTGCCCGCCGGGTCAGGCGCGTTCCGACGGGCGGGGGGAGACCGTCGCGCGCGCCGGACCGGCGGCCCGCGGCCGGGACCGTGACACGGCGACACCGGCCAGGCACAGGGCGCCGCCCGCCAGGGTGACCACGCCCGGGACCTCGTCGAGGAACAGCCAGGACATCGCGACGACCAGCGCGGGGACCGCGTACGTGGTCGCGCCCATCCGGCTCGCGGTGGTCCGGGCAAGGGCGTACGCCCAGGTCGTGAAGGCCAGCGCGGTCGGGAAGACACCCAGGTAGAGCACGTTCAGGGTGGCGGAGGCGGGCGCGTCCGCCACTTCGTGGACCAGCTGTCCCGCGAACGGCAGGCAGGCGACCGCGCCCACCAGACACCCGAAGGTGGTGACCTGGAGCACGCTCGCCCGGCCGAGGGCCGGCTTCTGGGCGACGACGCCCGCCGCGTAACCGCCCGCCGCGAGCAGACACAGGACCACACCGAGGACCGAGGAACCGCCCCGTCCGGACATCGACAGCCCCACCGAGACCGCGCCGGCGAACGACACCGCCATGCCGGCCAGCAGCCGCGGCGGCATGGGGTCCCCCAGCAGCCGGGAACCGAGCAGCGCGATCAGGATCGGGCCGATGTTCACGACCAGCGCGGCCGTGCCGGCGTCCACCTGCTGCTCGCCCCAGTTCAGCACCACCATGTAGAAGCCGAACCACAGCAGGCCGGACAGCGCGATCCCACGCCAGGCAGCGCGTGGCGGCAGGCCCTCCCGCCGCACCAGGCAGAGGGCGCCCAGCGCCACGGTGCCGGCCAGCAGCCGGCCCAGCGCCAGTGCCCCGGGGGAGTACGCCGCGCCCGCGCTGCGGATCGACACGAAGGCGGAGGCCCACAGCACGACGGTCACCGTCGCCGCGCCCGCGGCGAGCAGCTCCGTGCGGCGGGCGGGGACGGGGGAGGAGGCGTTCATCATGCTCCTGAGGCTAGGTTCGGGCGGGGCGCCGGACCGGCGGATTTCGGTCGCCGTGGTGAACGGAACGGGCTGGGCCCGGCGGATCCCTCAGCGCAGCGCCGTCGGTTCGACGCCCAGGAGCTCGGCGAAGGCGCGCTCCCCCTCCGGGGTGACCGCGACCGCACGCTCCGATCCGATGCGCACGCACCAGCGGGCGTCGAGGGCGTGGCGGCACAGGGCCGCGCCCGCGGTCCCCGCGAGATGGGGGCGGCGCTCGGTCCAGTCCAGGCAGGCGCGGCTGAGGGGGCGTCGGCCGGTGCGGTCCAGGGTGATGCCGGCCGTGTCGAACCACCGAAGTCCCGCGTCGGTCAAGGCGAAGCCGGTGTCCTGGCGGAGCAGTCCGCGCCGGGTGAGGGCGTCGGTGAGGGCGATCCCGAGCCGCCCGGCGAGATGGTCGTAGCAGGTGCGCCCTCGGGCCATCGCCGAGCCCGCGCCGGCCTCCCGCAGCGACCGGGGGCGCCCGGCGGCGGGCGCGATCCGGGCGGCGAGGTCCTCCACCAGCTGGGCGACGCGGCTGTCGGCCAGGCGTACGTAGCGGTGACGGCCCTGCCGCTCCTCCGCGAGCAGGCCGCCCGCGACCAGTCTGCCGAGGTGTTCGCTGGCCGTCGACGGCGCGACACCGGCGTGCCGGGCCAGCTCCCCGGCGGTCCAGGCGCGGCCGTCGAGCAGCGCGAGCAGGAAGTCGGCGCGGGTCTCGTCGGCGATCATCCCGGCCAGCGCCGCCAGTCCGGGTGCGACCGGCTCCCTCCGTCTGCTCATACGCCCAGCATGCGCCAGGAAGGGTTCGGCGACGGCCGAACGATGGCGGCGAACCCGTCCACCGCCGTCACGGGACCGGCCTCGCGGTCCTGGCCGCCGGGTCCGTAGCTCCGGACGGCCCCGCCCGCCAGGCGGCGTCGTGCCCCGCGCGCCACGCGTCGCGCACCGCCCGCCAGGCTCCCGGGGCGTGCGCCGCCCGTCGGGGCTCCGAAGGCCGTGCGCCGGGTTCACAGGCGTCCTCCGAACACGGTCCGTCGTACGAGGTCCGCCGTACACGGTCGCCCGGACTTCGTCCGGCTCCGCCCGGCCGGGGCCCGGTCACTCCGTCGCGCCCACCCGTCCGAACTGCTGCGCCAACCCGTCCAGCAGCGCCGTGAGCCCCACTTCGAACGCCCGCTCGTCGACCTTCTCCTGCTGCTCGGCGAGCAGATGCGCCTGGCCCAGATGGGGGTAGTCGGCGGGGTCGTAGGCGGTCTCGTCGTCGACGAAGCCGCCGGCGAAGGAGCCGAGGGCGGAGCCCATGATGAAGTACCGCATCAGGGCGCCGATGGACGTGGCCTGCGCGGGCGGCCAGCCGGCGCCCACCATCGCGCCGAAGACCGCGTCGGCCAGGCGCAGCCCGGCGGGCCGGCGGCCGGGGCCGCGGGCGAGGACCGGGACGATGTTCGGGTGGTCGCGCAGGGCGCTCCGGTAGGAGACAGCCCAGTCGTGCAGGGCGGTGCGCCAGTCCCGTCCGTCCTCGAACACCGTGAGATCGACCTGCGCGCTCACGGAGTCCGCGACCGCCTCCAGGATCTGGTCCTTGGTGCGGAAGTGGTTGTAGAGGGACGGTCCGCTCACTCCCAGTTCGGCGGCGAGCCGGCGCGTGGAAAGGGCCGCCAGGCCCTCGGCGTCCACCAGGGCCCGCGCCGTCTCGACGATCCGGTCGGTGCTGAGGAGGGGCTTGCGCGGTCGGGCCATGGCGCACATAGTAGGGCTGCACAGTTAAACTAGCAGTGCTAATTTACATTTTCGGATATACGGCCTTCCTGTGGGGTGTTCCGTCATGAACCTGGAGCTCAGCGAGGAGCAGACCGCCGTCCGGCAGCTCGCCAAGGACTTCGTGGACCGCGAGATCGCCCCCCACGTCGTCGAGTGGGACCGCGCGGAGGAAGTCGACCGGTCCCTCGTCAAGAAGCTCGGCGAGGTCGGATTCCTCGGCCTCACGGTCGACGAGGAGTACGGCGGCAGCGGCGGCGACCATCTCGCGTACTGCCTGGTGACGGAGGAGCTGGGGCGCGGTGACTCGTCCGTGCGCGGCATCGTCTCCGTCTCGCTCGGCCTGGTCGCCAAGACGATCGCGCACTGGGGGAGCGAGGAGCAGAAGCGGCGGTGGCTGCCGGGGCTGACCTCGGGCACCGAGGTAGGCTGCTTCGGCCTCACCGAACCCGGCACCGGATCGGACGCCGGGCATCTGACCACCAGGGCGGTGCGCGACGGCGACGACTACGTCATCAACGGCACCAAGATGTTCATCACCAACGGGACATGGGCGGACGTGGTGCTGCTGTTCGCCAGGTCGACGGACGCGCCCGGCCACCGGGGCGTCACCGCCTTCCTGGTGCCGACGGACACCCCGGGGCTGACCCGCCACACCGTCCACGGCAAGCTCGGGCTGCGCGGCCAGGCCACCGCGGAACTCGTCCTGGAGGACGTCCGCGTCCCCGCGAGCGCCATGCTGGCAACGGAGGGCAAGGGGTTCTCCGTGGCCATGTCCGCCCTGGCCAAGGGGAGGATGTCGGTGGCCGCCGGCTGCGTCGGCATCGCCCAGGCCGCGCTCGACGCCGCCGTCACGTACGCGGCGCAGCGGGAGCAGTTCGGCAAGACCATCGCCCACCACCAGCTCGTCCAGGAACTGATCAGCGACATCGCCGTGGACGTGGACGCGGCGCGCCTGCTGACCTGGCGGGTCGCCGACCTCGTCGACCGCGGGCTGCCGTTCGCCACCGAGTCCTCCAAGGCCAAGCTCTTCGCCTCGGAGGCCGCCGTCCGCGCCGCGAACAACGCGCTGCAGGTCTTCGGCGGCTACGGCTACATCGACGAGTACCCGGCGGGCAAACTGCTGCGCGACGCCCGGGTGATGACCCTCTACGAGGGCACCAGCCAGATACAGAAGCTCGTCATCGGGCGTGCGCTGACCGGGGTTTCGGCCTTCTGAGCGCGCGGGCGAGTGAGTACCCGGGTGAGTACGGGAGCGGATGCGGCCGGGGCCCCACGGGCCGATCCTGGTCCGCATGACTGACACATCCGTCAAGCAGCAGTCCACCGCCGCCTTCTACGGCCAGGCGGTCGCCTCCTTCTCCGTCGCCATGGTCGCGACCGCCGTCGGCATCTTCAAGCTGCAGGCCGACACCTGGGTGCGCGCTTTCCTGGGCGTCGCCGTGCTCTATCTGGTCACCTCGTGCTTCACGCTGGCCAAGGTGATCAGGGACCGGCAGGAGGCGCACCTCGCACAGCGCTCCTACAGCCCGTTCGAAAAGCTCTGAGTCCGGGGCGGCCGTCCTGAGCGGCCACACTAAGCGCCCGCTCAGTATCAGAGGTATGGTGTTCGTCCTGTCAGTGGAAGGGGCGAACCAGCGATGAGTACGGCGCAGGAGACGGCCGGCGGCGAGATGCAGCCGTGGGCCGAGGTCACCCCGGACGCGGCCCGGCGGCTGCTCGTCGCGGCCGTGGAGGCCTTCGCCGAGCGCGGGTACCACGCGACGACGACCCGGGACATCGCCGGGCGGGCGGGCATGAGCCCGGCGGCGCTCTACATCCACTACAAGACCAAGGAAGAACTGCTTCACCGGATCAGCCGGATCGGCCACGACAAGGCCCTGGCCATCGTGCGGGCGGCGGCCGACGGCGAGGGCGGCGCGGCCGAGCGGCTCACCGACGCCGTGCGGTCCTTCGTGCGGTGGCACGCGGGACAGCACACCACCGCGCGGGTCGTGCAGTACGAACTCGACGCGCTCGGCCCCGAGGCCCGGGCCGAGATCATCGCCCTGCGGCGCCAGACCGACGCCGCGGTGCGCGGGATCATCGAGGACGGGGTCGCGGCGGGCGACTTCGACGTCCCGGACGTCCCGGGCACCACGCTCGCGGTGCTCTCGCTCTGCATCGACGTGGCCCGCTGGTTCAACGTCGACGGCCCCCGCACGCCCGACGAGGTCGGCGGGCTCTACGCCGACCTGGTCCTGCGCATGGTGGGATCCGGGGCGTAGGGCCGACGGCCGGACCCCGGCCGGGAGGGACCGGGCCCGGGGAGCGGCCCGGCACGGTCCCGCGGCGGGCGCCGTTCGGAGCCCGGAGACGGGTCAGAGGTAGTAGCGCGACACCGACTCCGCGACGCACACCGGCTTGTCGCCGCCGTCGCGCTCCACGGTGAAGGCCACGGACACCTGGACACCGCCGGCCACGTCGTCGACGCCGGTGACCTTCGCGGTGGCCCGCAGCCGCGAGCCGACGGGCACGGGGGCGGGGAAACGCACCTTGTTGGTGCCGTAGTTGACGCCCATCTGCACGCCCTCGACGCTCAGCAGCTGCGGGCCGAAGAGCGGCAGGAGGGACAGGGTGAGGTAGCCGTG
This region includes:
- a CDS encoding TetR/AcrR family transcriptional regulator, with amino-acid sequence MSTAQETAGGEMQPWAEVTPDAARRLLVAAVEAFAERGYHATTTRDIAGRAGMSPAALYIHYKTKEELLHRISRIGHDKALAIVRAAADGEGGAAERLTDAVRSFVRWHAGQHTTARVVQYELDALGPEARAEIIALRRQTDAAVRGIIEDGVAAGDFDVPDVPGTTLAVLSLCIDVARWFNVDGPRTPDEVGGLYADLVLRMVGSGA
- a CDS encoding YiaA/YiaB family inner membrane protein, coding for MTDTSVKQQSTAAFYGQAVASFSVAMVATAVGIFKLQADTWVRAFLGVAVLYLVTSCFTLAKVIRDRQEAHLAQRSYSPFEKL
- a CDS encoding acyl-CoA dehydrogenase family protein, which translates into the protein MNLELSEEQTAVRQLAKDFVDREIAPHVVEWDRAEEVDRSLVKKLGEVGFLGLTVDEEYGGSGGDHLAYCLVTEELGRGDSSVRGIVSVSLGLVAKTIAHWGSEEQKRRWLPGLTSGTEVGCFGLTEPGTGSDAGHLTTRAVRDGDDYVINGTKMFITNGTWADVVLLFARSTDAPGHRGVTAFLVPTDTPGLTRHTVHGKLGLRGQATAELVLEDVRVPASAMLATEGKGFSVAMSALAKGRMSVAAGCVGIAQAALDAAVTYAAQREQFGKTIAHHQLVQELISDIAVDVDAARLLTWRVADLVDRGLPFATESSKAKLFASEAAVRAANNALQVFGGYGYIDEYPAGKLLRDARVMTLYEGTSQIQKLVIGRALTGVSAF
- a CDS encoding Zn-dependent alcohol dehydrogenase, with the protein product MVRAAVLPAVGAPLEIAEIDLPAPGPGQVRVRLAAAGVCHSDLSLSDGTMRVPVPAVLGHEGAGTVVSVGEGVTGIVPGAAVVLNWAPSCGRCHACSLGEVWLCADALTGAGNVYARRTSDGSDLHPGLNVAAFAEETVVAAGCVLPAPDGIPLTDAALLGCAVLTGYGAVHHSAAVRPGETVAVFGAGGVGLAALQAARIAGASRIVAVDVSSAKESLARAAGATDFVVASDTTAREIRALTGRQGVDVAVECVGRAVTIRAAWDSTRRGGRTTVVGIGGKDQQVTFNALEIFHWGRTLAGCVYGNCDPARDLPVLAEHVREGRLDLGMLVTERIGLEGIPGAFENMVAGKGGRAVVVL
- a CDS encoding TetR/AcrR family transcriptional regulator, whose protein sequence is MARPRKPLLSTDRIVETARALVDAEGLAALSTRRLAAELGVSGPSLYNHFRTKDQILEAVADSVSAQVDLTVFEDGRDWRTALHDWAVSYRSALRDHPNIVPVLARGPGRRPAGLRLADAVFGAMVGAGWPPAQATSIGALMRYFIMGSALGSFAGGFVDDETAYDPADYPHLGQAHLLAEQQEKVDERAFEVGLTALLDGLAQQFGRVGATE
- a CDS encoding ArsR/SmtB family transcription factor, encoding MSRRREPVAPGLAALAGMIADETRADFLLALLDGRAWTAGELARHAGVAPSTASEHLGRLVAGGLLAEERQGRHRYVRLADSRVAQLVEDLAARIAPAAGRPRSLREAGAGSAMARGRTCYDHLAGRLGIALTDALTRRGLLRQDTGFALTDAGLRWFDTAGITLDRTGRRPLSRACLDWTERRPHLAGTAGAALCRHALDARWCVRIGSERAVAVTPEGERAFAELLGVEPTALR
- a CDS encoding DMT family transporter, with protein sequence MMNASSPVPARRTELLAAGAATVTVVLWASAFVSIRSAGAAYSPGALALGRLLAGTVALGALCLVRREGLPPRAAWRGIALSGLLWFGFYMVVLNWGEQQVDAGTAALVVNIGPILIALLGSRLLGDPMPPRLLAGMAVSFAGAVSVGLSMSGRGGSSVLGVVLCLLAAGGYAAGVVAQKPALGRASVLQVTTFGCLVGAVACLPFAGQLVHEVADAPASATLNVLYLGVFPTALAFTTWAYALARTTASRMGATTYAVPALVVAMSWLFLDEVPGVVTLAGGALCLAGVAVSRSRPRAAGPARATVSPRPSERA
- a CDS encoding MaoC family dehydratase, with amino-acid sequence MAEPRTFATVDELRAAVGEQLGYSDWVEIDQKRIDLFAEATGDHQWIHVDPERAASGPFGTTIAHGYLTLSLLPLFGPQLLSVEGVQMGVNYGTNKVRFPAPVPVGSRLRATAKVTGVDDVAGGVQVSVAFTVERDGGDKPVCVAESVSRYYL